The genomic interval CTTGACATCTGTTATTTTGGCACAAATCTTTTTGGTTCTTAAAAAGAAACAGTTTGAGAAGGTTCAATTGTCTGAAATGAATTTCTAGAACCGTGAATTTATCAACATAAAGTTTGTAAAAAGAACCAAATATTTGTTGGCAATTCCATTATATTTATATATAAATTCAATATAAATTCAATTATATTATATTTATATAATTATAATTATATATAATCAAAAAAATTATGAAAAGCCTTTTGCTTTTTTATATTATTTTTTCCTTTTCGACCAGAGTTCGGTAATTCCTTGTACCGCCTATGTATATTGTGAAGAAGACTACTTGACTTTAATTTAACTTTTCTTTGTTTTTTTTTCAATCCAAATTAGATTAGAGCGGTATGATTATGTGATTATTGTCATATTGAAATGTCATAGAATGTATTAATAGTTTTGTATTCGAATAGAATCAAATTCGACTAGATACTCAACATAAGATAAGTAAGTGAAGAATATAAAGAAATGAATGGAACAAGGGATTCTAGGAGGGTGTTTTATTCGTCTTACCAGCCTTCGACACAATAACATAAGAAGTCATTTTCCATAGTCCTTTCTTGTATCGAAATAATAATGTAATGTCTTGTTTTATTTTTAGTTTCAAATTTTTCCAGATTTATCAGAACCTTTTTCAAATTTATTACGTAAGTAATGGACAAACAAAAAAATAGAGGTAAATTTATTGAGCAAATAGAACTTCTTCAATGAATTTATAAAAAAAATTTCAATTTGGTAAATTTGGATTAAATACTAAAATACATAGAGTAAGGTTCGATTAGTATAGAAAGAATTTGGATGATATCTGATCAACAGAAATATATATTATTGGTATATTGTGAGTGTGTCCTCCAGAAAAAAAGGAGGGGGTCGAGTGATTTTTTCTTTCTTTTAACTTTGAAAGTATCGACAGATACTATCAAGGAACAGATGTTCTGAATCAATCAATGAAGTTTATTTTTTAAAAACATCATCAGAAAGAAATAAAATAGGGTTTTTTCAAACATCGGAAAAAAAGTGATTCATTTTTTTCATTTATACGAATAAAATATTTTGATCATTAAAAACTTAAAAGAACTTAACGGGACCTACCCCCTCTTTATTTGTCTGATTCGAGGGGGATCCCGTTGAGTTCTTACGCTTTCATGTCTACAAGTCAATTCATCCGATTACTACAGGGATGAACCCAATCCGGAATATGAACCATAAAAGAAAATACCAATTAAACCAATCACAAGAATACCAGTTACAGTACCTATTACCCAAAGAGGAATCCTTCCAGTAGTATCGGCCATTTGTCCCGCGTCCCTCCACATTTCATCAAGTGGTCATGCTATAGACATAAACAGTCATAGATAATTATGAGATGATATCTTTCCGAATGGGATAAGAGAATTTCTAGTATTCTATTGTTTACTATTCTCTTTTCTTCTCTTAATTAAAGAAATAATTGGAAAATAAAACAGCAAGTACAAAAATGAGTAATAACCCCCAGTAGAGACTGGTACGATTCAATTCAACATTTTGTTCGTTCGGGTTTGATTGTGTCATAGATCTATAATTCGAATTAGGTTTATCGTTGTATGAACTGCATTGCTGATATTGACCCCAAAAAAGAAACGGTAGGTACAGCTAGTCCGTGAACAGCCAACCATCGCACTGTAAAAATTGGATAGGTTCTATCTATGGTCATTGGGGCCTCCTAAAAAGATCTACTAAATTCATCGAGTTGTTCCAAAGGATCAAAACGGCCAGTTATTAATGGAATTCCTTGTCGACTCTCTGTAAAATACTCGTTTGGACGAGGGCTTCCAAATACATCGTAAGCTAAACCCGTGCTGACGAATAACCAACCCGCAATGAAAAGGGAAGGTATAGTAATGCTATGAATGACCCAGTATCGAATACTGGTAATAATATCAGCAAAAGAACGTTCTCCTGTGCTTCCAGACATGCAGAGCTCCATATTCGTGTACAGTCAAAAGAAAAGGGGATCGATTCCGTAAAAGATGAGATCAGTAAATGGGAATTCACTGAAATGAAATCTTTGTGAGATCGTCAATAGTGTACCAAGGGTGTCTTTAGAGTATACCGAATCAGTATAGCTATCCTTCTTCTGACACAGCAACGCAATTTCACAATCAGTATCGAAATGGAGTGCTAGATAATTTATTTTTTTCTTTTATTGTTGCTTGTCGATGTTATATCATTCAATAGAAAATTTATCAAATTCCTGTAGTAGTATAATAGTAGTATAAGGGTTCTCTCCATTATTGGCTTCGGATTAGAAACTGAAAATCAGATATAATGTGAATCCGACGGATTGCTTTCGAATAATTCACGAGGGAGATTATCATATTCCTTTCTAATTCAATTAGATGCGAAATCTATAAATATTCTTTCTTTTTGTAGTTGTAGAAGATGTTTTTTGTTGGAACCCCCCTTTTTTTTCATTTTTAAGGAATTGATTAGTTGTCCAGTAACAAGTAAGACTAGTAGATAGTCTTCGATGA from Juglans regia voucher JREG20151001 chloroplast, complete genome carries:
- the psbF gene encoding photosystem II protein VI, which gives rise to MTIDRTYPIFTVRWLAVHGLAVPTVSFLGSISAMQFIQR
- the psbE gene encoding photosystem II protein V, with amino-acid sequence MSGSTGERSFADIITSIRYWVIHSITIPSLFIAGWLFVSTGLAYDVFGSPRPNEYFTESRQGIPLITGRFDPLEQLDEFSRSF
- the psbL gene encoding photosystem II protein L, which encodes MTQSNPNEQNVELNRTSLYWGLLLIFVLAVLFSNYFFN
- the psbJ gene encoding photosystem II protein J, whose protein sequence is MADTTGRIPLWVIGTVTGILVIGLIGIFFYGSYSGLGSSL